One Electrophorus electricus isolate fEleEle1 chromosome 13, fEleEle1.pri, whole genome shotgun sequence DNA segment encodes these proteins:
- the vcpkmt gene encoding LOW QUALITY PROTEIN: protein-lysine methyltransferase METTL21D (The sequence of the model RefSeq protein was modified relative to this genomic sequence to represent the inferred CDS: deleted 1 base in 1 codon) produces MATMTEDETSGSYFIREIEKNDGSVLKMYQCSKGDVGCVVWDAAIVLSKYLETEQFINPQCGLSTWSCKNVIELGAGTGVVGLMAASLGANVIVTDLEDLQPLLELNILENQELLSTGSVTAKVLKWGEDVTDFLPHPHYVLMADCIYYEQSVKPLVDTLKVLAGPETCIICCYEQRTLGLNPAVEKRFFEMLLQEFACEEIPAERQDPEFNSPDIHILHLKRKPS; encoded by the exons ATGGCGACCATGACTGAAGATGAGACATCCGGTAGTTATTTTAttagagaaatagaa aaaaacgaTGGGTCAGTTCTAAAAATGTACCAGTGCAGCAAAGGCGATGTGGGCTGCGTGGTTTGGGACGCGGCTATCGTACTTTCCAAATACCTTGAGACTGAACAATTTATTAATCCACAGTGTGGCCTCAGTACGTGGTCCTGTAAAAATGTGATCGAGCTGGGAGCTGGTACAGGAGTGGTGGGCCTGATGGCTGCGTCCCTGGG TGCGAATGTCATAGTAACAGATCTGGAGGATCTACAACCACTTCTTGAACTAAACATCCTGGAAAACCAGGAACTTCTCAGTACAGGCTCAGTTACAGCCAAGGTACTGAAATG GGGTGAAGATGTGACAGACTTCCTGCCACATCCACATTACGTTCTAATGGCCGACTGCATCTATTATGAGCAG TCTGTGAAGCCGCTGGTGGACACTCTGAAGGTGTTGGCGGGTCCTGAGACGTGCATCATCTGCTGTTACGAGCAGAGAACTCTCGGACTCAATCCTGCCGTGGAGAAGAGATTCTTTGAG ATGCTGCTGCAGGAGTTTGCGTGTGAGGAGATACCAGCAGAGAGACAAGACCCAGAGTTCAACAGCCCTGACATCCATATCCTGCATTTGAAACGCAAACCCAGTTga
- the tex36 gene encoding testis-expressed protein 36 isoform X1: MAAFSQSSLPSRNFDEVGNDHRFDHVGKHQSGKMQEDAFASTGYVLARELHPSAVQAAERYPKIFINPEKKTMGRKYPFSEHDNRATLKHNIDTYGLGRKKCVGDRQEYNSHISLCHDGGVSAVCPSTRDHSAYQRDPQPRQGAETSGGPNARRFPRSHLQRTHRAATVQDREGYMWFGRHDLERHIPLNVLAAANHSC; encoded by the exons ATGGCAGCGTTCAGTCAAAGCTCTTTGCCATCCAGAAACTTCGACGAAGTAGGCAACGACCACCGG tttgATCATGTTGGAAAGCACCAGTCTGGGAAAATGCAAGAAGATGCATTTGCTAGTACAGGATATGTGCTAGCCCGAGAGCTGCACCCTTCCGCAGTCCAGGCAGCAGAGCGATATCCCAAAATCTTCATCAACCCTGAAAAG aaaacaaTGGGCAGGAAATATCCATTTTCAGAGCATGATAACCGAGCCACACTGAAACATAATATTGACACATAT GGTTTGGGTCGTAAGAAGTGTGTGGGTGACCGCCAGGAGTATAACTCTCACATCTCCCTCTGTCACGATGGCGGTGTGAGTGCAGTGTGCCCGAGCACCAGGGACCACTCAGCTTATCAAAGAGACCCCCAGCCCAGGCAGGGTGCGGAGACCTCCGGCGGCCCCAACGCAAGGCGCTTTCCCAGAAGCCATCTGCAGCGGACTCATCGGGCTGCTACGGTCCAGGACAGAGAAGGCTACATGTGGTTTGGGAGGCATGATTTAGAGCGCCACATTCCCCTTAATGTGCTAGCAGCCGCTAACCACTCCTGTTAA
- the tex36 gene encoding testis-expressed protein 36 isoform X2, with protein MAAFSQSSLPSRNFDEFDHVGKHQSGKMQEDAFASTGYVLARELHPSAVQAAERYPKIFINPEKKTMGRKYPFSEHDNRATLKHNIDTYGLGRKKCVGDRQEYNSHISLCHDGGVSAVCPSTRDHSAYQRDPQPRQGAETSGGPNARRFPRSHLQRTHRAATVQDREGYMWFGRHDLERHIPLNVLAAANHSC; from the exons ATGGCAGCGTTCAGTCAAAGCTCTTTGCCATCCAGAAACTTCGACGAA tttgATCATGTTGGAAAGCACCAGTCTGGGAAAATGCAAGAAGATGCATTTGCTAGTACAGGATATGTGCTAGCCCGAGAGCTGCACCCTTCCGCAGTCCAGGCAGCAGAGCGATATCCCAAAATCTTCATCAACCCTGAAAAG aaaacaaTGGGCAGGAAATATCCATTTTCAGAGCATGATAACCGAGCCACACTGAAACATAATATTGACACATAT GGTTTGGGTCGTAAGAAGTGTGTGGGTGACCGCCAGGAGTATAACTCTCACATCTCCCTCTGTCACGATGGCGGTGTGAGTGCAGTGTGCCCGAGCACCAGGGACCACTCAGCTTATCAAAGAGACCCCCAGCCCAGGCAGGGTGCGGAGACCTCCGGCGGCCCCAACGCAAGGCGCTTTCCCAGAAGCCATCTGCAGCGGACTCATCGGGCTGCTACGGTCCAGGACAGAGAAGGCTACATGTGGTTTGGGAGGCATGATTTAGAGCGCCACATTCCCCTTAATGTGCTAGCAGCCGCTAACCACTCCTGTTAA
- the tex36 gene encoding testis-expressed protein 36 isoform X3, with protein MVRLKGKFDHVGKHQSGKMQEDAFASTGYVLARELHPSAVQAAERYPKIFINPEKKTMGRKYPFSEHDNRATLKHNIDTYGLGRKKCVGDRQEYNSHISLCHDGGVSAVCPSTRDHSAYQRDPQPRQGAETSGGPNARRFPRSHLQRTHRAATVQDREGYMWFGRHDLERHIPLNVLAAANHSC; from the exons ATGGTCCGTCTCAAAGGAAAG tttgATCATGTTGGAAAGCACCAGTCTGGGAAAATGCAAGAAGATGCATTTGCTAGTACAGGATATGTGCTAGCCCGAGAGCTGCACCCTTCCGCAGTCCAGGCAGCAGAGCGATATCCCAAAATCTTCATCAACCCTGAAAAG aaaacaaTGGGCAGGAAATATCCATTTTCAGAGCATGATAACCGAGCCACACTGAAACATAATATTGACACATAT GGTTTGGGTCGTAAGAAGTGTGTGGGTGACCGCCAGGAGTATAACTCTCACATCTCCCTCTGTCACGATGGCGGTGTGAGTGCAGTGTGCCCGAGCACCAGGGACCACTCAGCTTATCAAAGAGACCCCCAGCCCAGGCAGGGTGCGGAGACCTCCGGCGGCCCCAACGCAAGGCGCTTTCCCAGAAGCCATCTGCAGCGGACTCATCGGGCTGCTACGGTCCAGGACAGAGAAGGCTACATGTGGTTTGGGAGGCATGATTTAGAGCGCCACATTCCCCTTAATGTGCTAGCAGCCGCTAACCACTCCTGTTAA
- the tex36 gene encoding testis-expressed protein 36 isoform X4 — MQEDAFASTGYVLARELHPSAVQAAERYPKIFINPEKKTMGRKYPFSEHDNRATLKHNIDTYGLGRKKCVGDRQEYNSHISLCHDGGVSAVCPSTRDHSAYQRDPQPRQGAETSGGPNARRFPRSHLQRTHRAATVQDREGYMWFGRHDLERHIPLNVLAAANHSC; from the exons ATGCAAGAAGATGCATTTGCTAGTACAGGATATGTGCTAGCCCGAGAGCTGCACCCTTCCGCAGTCCAGGCAGCAGAGCGATATCCCAAAATCTTCATCAACCCTGAAAAG aaaacaaTGGGCAGGAAATATCCATTTTCAGAGCATGATAACCGAGCCACACTGAAACATAATATTGACACATAT GGTTTGGGTCGTAAGAAGTGTGTGGGTGACCGCCAGGAGTATAACTCTCACATCTCCCTCTGTCACGATGGCGGTGTGAGTGCAGTGTGCCCGAGCACCAGGGACCACTCAGCTTATCAAAGAGACCCCCAGCCCAGGCAGGGTGCGGAGACCTCCGGCGGCCCCAACGCAAGGCGCTTTCCCAGAAGCCATCTGCAGCGGACTCATCGGGCTGCTACGGTCCAGGACAGAGAAGGCTACATGTGGTTTGGGAGGCATGATTTAGAGCGCCACATTCCCCTTAATGTGCTAGCAGCCGCTAACCACTCCTGTTAA